The following are encoded together in the Pseudoalteromonas shioyasakiensis genome:
- the pmbA gene encoding metalloprotease PmbA, which yields MKDPIYQHISEVKDAVSEVLEHAKKLGATAAEAAMSSTSGLSVSTRMGEVETIEFNQDGGLGISVYVGNNKGSASTADLNPKTLRTVVEKAIDIAKFTSDDPFNGIADKELLEFAPQDLDLYHPWEVSPEQGVEFCHQAEQAALNADERIVNSDGASFSSHQGLRVYGNSHGMIAGYPRTRHSISTMVIGKDGEQMQRDSAYTIARHKDDLNDAAKVGLEAANETLAKLNSQKLGTMKVPVIFRADIANSLFGHLVSAIGGGALYRKSSFLLDSLGTKVFSDCVNISERPHILKGLASSPFDAEGLKTVDREIIQGGELQTYLLASYAARKLSMAPTGHAGGIHNWLVEQTHADLKALLKTMGTGLLVTELMGQGVNTVTGDYSRGAAGFWVENGEIQYPVSEITIAGNLKDMFKAVVGLGGDIERRGGIQTGSVLIEQMQVAGS from the coding sequence ATGAAAGATCCTATTTATCAACACATTTCTGAAGTGAAAGACGCGGTAAGCGAAGTACTTGAGCATGCAAAAAAGTTGGGTGCTACTGCTGCAGAAGCGGCGATGTCGAGCACGTCAGGTTTGTCTGTTAGTACGCGCATGGGCGAAGTTGAAACAATAGAGTTTAACCAAGATGGTGGCTTAGGTATCAGTGTTTATGTGGGTAACAACAAAGGCTCTGCTTCAACAGCCGATTTAAACCCGAAAACATTACGTACAGTGGTCGAAAAAGCCATTGATATTGCAAAGTTCACCTCTGACGACCCATTTAATGGTATCGCTGATAAAGAGTTACTTGAATTTGCACCTCAAGATTTAGATTTATACCACCCGTGGGAAGTAAGCCCTGAGCAAGGTGTGGAGTTTTGTCATCAAGCAGAACAAGCGGCGCTGAATGCCGATGAGCGCATTGTAAATTCAGATGGTGCGAGTTTTTCATCTCACCAAGGTTTACGTGTTTATGGTAACAGCCATGGCATGATTGCAGGTTACCCTCGTACGCGTCACAGCATTAGTACGATGGTGATTGGTAAAGATGGCGAGCAAATGCAGCGCGACTCGGCTTACACTATCGCGCGTCATAAAGATGATTTAAACGACGCTGCAAAAGTAGGTCTCGAGGCAGCAAACGAAACCTTGGCTAAGCTTAACAGCCAAAAGCTCGGTACTATGAAAGTACCTGTAATTTTTAGAGCAGATATTGCCAACTCATTATTCGGCCATTTAGTGTCGGCGATTGGTGGCGGTGCGCTTTATCGTAAATCAAGTTTCTTGCTTGATAGCTTAGGTACTAAAGTATTCAGCGATTGTGTGAATATCTCTGAACGCCCGCATATATTAAAAGGTTTAGCGTCTTCGCCGTTTGATGCTGAAGGTTTAAAAACCGTAGATCGTGAAATTATTCAAGGCGGTGAACTGCAAACTTACCTATTAGCAAGCTATGCAGCACGCAAACTGTCGATGGCACCAACGGGTCATGCTGGTGGTATTCATAACTGGCTAGTAGAACAAACGCATGCTGACTTAAAAGCACTCTTAAAAACCATGGGCACAGGTTTATTAGTAACTGAACTTATGGGCCAAGGTGTGAACACGGTAACCGGTGATTACTCACGTGGAGCAGCAGGTTTCTGGGTTGAGAATGGCGAAATCCAATACCCAGTAAGTGAAATCACGATTGCTGGTAACTTAAAAGATATGTTTAAGGCCGTTGTGGGCTTAGGTGGAGACATCGAGCGCCGCGGCGGTATTCAAACAGGCTCTGTGTTGATTGAACAAATGCAGGTTGCTGGTAGTTAA
- a CDS encoding VOC family protein, translated as MYLEHVNLVVSNVDAMLHFYKAAFPHWRVRSQGDSKWSGKPRKWLHFGDDHQYLALSDNGEAENRDLAGHQVGLAHFAYVTNDINAVIERLVSAGYEIDKHGPENPYRKNAYFIDPAGFEVEFVEYFSDIPSERNNDL; from the coding sequence ATGTATTTAGAACACGTAAACCTTGTTGTTAGTAATGTTGATGCCATGCTGCACTTTTATAAAGCCGCATTCCCGCACTGGCGCGTGCGAAGCCAAGGTGACAGCAAATGGTCTGGTAAACCGCGCAAGTGGCTGCACTTTGGCGATGATCACCAATATCTTGCATTAAGCGATAACGGTGAAGCTGAAAACCGTGATTTAGCAGGGCACCAGGTGGGCCTTGCTCACTTTGCTTATGTGACAAACGATATTAATGCGGTAATTGAACGTCTTGTTTCAGCCGGTTATGAAATAGATAAACACGGCCCAGAAAACCCATATCGTAAAAATGCATATTTCATCGACCCTGCAGGGTTTGAAGTTGAGTTTGTAGAGTATTTTAGTGATATCCCGAGTGAGAGGAATAATGACTTGTGA
- the secA gene encoding preprotein translocase subunit SecA, which yields MISNLFTKIFGSRNDRTIKNLRKTVALINALEKQLEALSDEDLKAKTAEFRERYDNGQSLDDILPEAFAVVREASKRVNGMRHFDVQLLGGMVLHQGRIAEMRTGEGKTLTATLPAYLRGLTGKGVHVITVNDYLAKRDAETNRPLFEFLGLTVGCNVPGMMPQQKKIAYAADITYGTNNEFGFDYLRDNMAFSIEERVQRPLYYAVVDEVDSILIDEARTPLIISGPAEDSSELYIEINKIVPDLELQEKEDEEGVEGDGDYTIDEKSKQVHLTERGQIKVEELLIERGLIQEGDSLYSASSITLLSHVYAALRAHKLYQKDVDYVVKENEVIIVDEHTGRTMEGRRWSEGLHQAVEAKEGVRIQNENQTLASITFQNYFRLYDTLAGMTGTADTEAFEFQSIYGLDTVVMPTNKPMIRDDRADLVYLTQEEKYEAILADIKDCQERGQPVLVGTISIESSEYLSQFLRKEKIKHNVLNAKFHAQEADIVADAGLPGTVTIATNMAGRGTDIVLGGNWNSEVEKLENPTDEQIKAIKEEWQKRHDAVIEAGGLHIIGTERHESRRIDNQLRGRSGRQGDAGSSRFYLSMDDALMRIFAGERMTNMMRKLGMQRGEAIEHPWVNRAIENAQRKVEARNFDVRKQLLEYDDVANDQRRVVYSQRNELLEEGDISETITAIRGDVLNGAIDQYIAPQSLAEMWDIPGLEERLKQDFLIELPISQWLADDSKLYEEKLRERIEEAVEQAYKQKEEMVGESVLRQFEKAIMLQSLDQHWKDHLAAMDHLRQGIHLRGYAQKNPKQEYKRESFELFSEMLENLKVDVVSILSKVQVRAEEDVEKVEEQHRRSENAPREYQHEEAEHIGGETPEGAVVTQRAEPKVGRNEPCPCGSGNKYKQCCGKLK from the coding sequence ATGATATCTAATTTATTTACCAAGATTTTTGGTAGTCGCAATGACCGCACTATTAAAAACCTAAGAAAGACGGTCGCTCTAATTAATGCGCTTGAAAAGCAATTAGAAGCGCTTTCTGATGAAGATTTAAAAGCAAAAACAGCTGAATTTAGAGAGCGTTACGATAACGGACAAAGCCTAGATGATATCTTACCAGAAGCATTTGCTGTGGTACGTGAAGCATCTAAGCGTGTAAATGGCATGCGTCACTTCGACGTACAGCTACTAGGTGGTATGGTTTTACATCAAGGTCGCATTGCAGAAATGCGTACCGGTGAAGGTAAAACACTAACAGCTACATTACCTGCATACCTTCGTGGTTTAACAGGTAAAGGTGTTCACGTAATTACCGTGAACGACTACCTTGCAAAACGTGACGCCGAAACTAACCGCCCATTATTTGAGTTCTTAGGCCTAACAGTAGGCTGTAACGTACCAGGCATGATGCCACAGCAGAAGAAAATCGCTTACGCTGCCGACATCACTTACGGTACAAATAACGAATTTGGCTTTGATTATCTACGCGATAACATGGCATTTAGCATTGAAGAGCGTGTACAACGCCCACTTTACTACGCTGTAGTGGATGAGGTGGATTCAATCTTAATCGATGAAGCGCGTACGCCGCTGATTATCTCAGGCCCAGCAGAAGACAGCTCTGAGCTTTACATCGAAATCAACAAAATTGTGCCTGACCTAGAGCTACAAGAAAAAGAAGATGAAGAAGGTGTTGAAGGCGACGGCGATTACACGATCGATGAAAAGTCTAAGCAAGTTCACTTAACTGAACGTGGCCAAATTAAAGTTGAAGAATTACTAATTGAGCGCGGCTTAATTCAAGAAGGTGATTCACTTTATTCAGCTTCAAGCATCACATTATTAAGCCATGTGTATGCGGCACTTCGTGCTCACAAGCTTTATCAAAAAGACGTTGATTACGTTGTTAAAGAAAACGAAGTTATTATCGTTGATGAGCACACAGGCCGTACAATGGAAGGTCGTCGTTGGTCAGAAGGTTTACACCAAGCTGTTGAAGCAAAAGAAGGTGTACGCATTCAAAACGAAAACCAAACATTGGCATCAATCACATTCCAAAACTACTTCCGTTTATACGACACTCTAGCGGGTATGACAGGTACAGCAGACACAGAAGCGTTTGAGTTCCAGTCTATCTATGGTCTAGACACAGTAGTAATGCCAACTAACAAGCCGATGATCCGTGACGATCGTGCTGACCTTGTATACCTAACACAAGAAGAAAAGTACGAAGCAATCCTTGCTGATATCAAAGATTGTCAAGAACGTGGTCAACCGGTACTTGTTGGTACTATTTCTATCGAAAGTTCTGAGTACTTATCGCAGTTCTTACGTAAAGAAAAAATTAAGCACAACGTACTTAATGCTAAATTCCACGCGCAAGAAGCAGACATCGTTGCCGATGCCGGTTTACCTGGCACAGTAACTATTGCAACTAACATGGCCGGTCGTGGTACTGATATCGTGTTAGGTGGTAACTGGAACAGCGAAGTTGAAAAGCTAGAAAACCCAACTGATGAACAAATCAAAGCGATTAAAGAAGAGTGGCAAAAACGCCACGATGCAGTAATCGAAGCGGGTGGTCTACACATCATTGGTACTGAGCGTCACGAATCTCGTCGTATCGATAACCAGTTACGTGGTCGTTCTGGTCGTCAAGGTGATGCTGGTTCAAGCCGTTTCTACTTATCAATGGACGACGCGCTAATGCGTATCTTCGCTGGTGAGCGCATGACTAACATGATGCGTAAACTAGGTATGCAACGCGGTGAAGCGATTGAGCACCCTTGGGTTAACCGCGCAATCGAAAACGCACAACGTAAAGTTGAAGCACGTAACTTCGACGTTCGTAAACAATTACTTGAGTACGATGACGTAGCAAACGACCAACGTCGTGTTGTTTACTCGCAACGTAACGAGCTACTTGAAGAAGGCGATATTTCAGAAACTATCACTGCAATTCGCGGCGATGTGCTAAACGGTGCGATTGACCAATACATTGCACCACAAAGCTTAGCTGAAATGTGGGATATCCCAGGCCTTGAAGAGCGCTTAAAACAAGATTTCTTAATTGAGCTGCCAATTTCACAATGGCTAGCTGACGATAGCAAACTATACGAAGAGAAACTTCGTGAGCGTATCGAAGAAGCGGTTGAGCAAGCATACAAGCAAAAAGAAGAGATGGTAGGCGAGTCTGTACTACGTCAATTCGAAAAAGCGATTATGCTACAAAGCCTAGACCAACATTGGAAAGATCACTTAGCAGCGATGGACCACCTTCGTCAAGGTATCCACTTACGTGGTTACGCACAGAAGAATCCTAAGCAAGAGTACAAGCGTGAGTCTTTCGAGCTGTTCTCTGAAATGCTTGAGAACTTAAAAGTCGACGTTGTGAGTATTTTAAGTAAAGTACAAGTTCGCGCGGAAGAAGATGTTGAGAAAGTTGAAGAGCAACATCGTCGTAGCGAAAATGCACCACGTGAATACCAACACGAAGAAGCTGAGCACATTGGTGGCGAAACACCTGAAGGCGCTGTGGTAACACAACGTGCAGAACCTAAAGTAGGCCGTAATGAGCCGTGTCCTTGTGGTTCAGGTAATAAATATAAGCAGTGTTGCGGTAAATTAAAATAA
- a CDS encoding M13 family metallopeptidase codes for MKKVTLTAASIALALGLVGCGEKEQETKAPATATVTEAKAPLNSGIELANMDESVRAQDDFYYHVNGEWLEKTEIPGDKSNYGSFTQLYDDSQKAMKEVLEKAAANKDVKPGSDEAKLAAFYNSYMDEAGREAAGIKPLSPVLESVDAVKNKSDLVALMAELRIKGGSLPFGWYVNNDAKNSSENAMYVYQSGLGLPDRDYYLKDEEKFTKIREAYQAYVTAILSKAGVADAESAAKAIIDLETSIADAQWSRVESRDATKSYNKMSVADANKLTGDFDFAAYLDASGIKTEDVIIRQPSYLEKFAGIYNDTDLATWQNYLKFHFVSNYARLLDKELVDLNFDFYSTTLRGVTEQSPLWKKAVDASNGVLGEILGKVYVKENFPPEAKARMEELVDNVIKGYAVAIENLEWMSPETKIAAKEKLDKFTPKIGYPDKWKDYSALEVKGGDLVGNYIRHSEWEYADMTAKLGKPVDRSEWHMTPQTVNAYYNPVNNEIVFPAAILQPPFFNLEADDAVNYGAIGAVIGHELGHGFDDQGAKYDGDGNLRNWWSESDLKQFEERTGQLVAQYNEYKPFEDASVNGQLTLGENIGDLGGLTVAYTAYQLSLGDEKAPIIDGYTGDQRFFMGWSQIWRRKYRDEELRNRLMTDPHSPSHYRVIGILSNMPEFYQAFDVKEGDKMYIKPEDRVKIW; via the coding sequence ATGAAAAAAGTAACACTTACCGCGGCAAGTATTGCACTAGCCCTCGGTCTTGTTGGTTGTGGTGAAAAAGAACAAGAAACTAAAGCTCCAGCAACTGCGACCGTAACTGAAGCAAAAGCACCTTTAAATTCAGGTATTGAACTGGCGAACATGGACGAGTCAGTTCGCGCACAAGATGACTTTTACTATCACGTAAACGGCGAATGGTTAGAGAAAACAGAAATTCCAGGTGATAAATCAAACTACGGTTCATTCACTCAGCTTTACGATGATTCGCAAAAAGCGATGAAAGAAGTACTCGAAAAAGCGGCGGCAAATAAAGACGTTAAGCCAGGCTCTGACGAAGCTAAACTAGCTGCATTCTATAACAGCTATATGGACGAAGCAGGTCGTGAAGCGGCTGGTATCAAGCCATTATCACCAGTGCTAGAAAGCGTTGATGCAGTTAAGAACAAGTCAGATCTTGTTGCTTTAATGGCTGAACTTCGCATTAAAGGCGGCAGCTTACCGTTTGGTTGGTACGTAAACAACGACGCGAAAAACTCTAGTGAAAACGCGATGTATGTTTATCAGTCAGGTTTAGGTTTACCAGATCGCGACTACTACCTAAAAGATGAAGAAAAATTCACAAAAATTCGTGAAGCTTACCAAGCATACGTAACAGCTATCTTAAGCAAAGCCGGTGTAGCAGATGCAGAGTCTGCGGCTAAAGCAATTATTGATCTTGAAACAAGCATTGCTGATGCGCAGTGGAGCCGTGTTGAAAGCCGTGATGCGACTAAATCTTACAACAAGATGAGCGTTGCAGATGCTAACAAACTTACTGGCGACTTTGATTTTGCAGCTTACCTTGATGCATCAGGTATCAAAACTGAAGATGTAATCATTCGCCAACCTAGCTACCTAGAAAAATTTGCTGGTATCTACAACGATACAGACTTAGCAACGTGGCAGAACTATCTTAAGTTCCATTTTGTTAGCAACTACGCTCGCCTATTAGATAAAGAGCTAGTAGACCTTAACTTTGATTTCTACAGCACAACACTTCGCGGTGTAACAGAGCAATCTCCACTTTGGAAAAAAGCGGTTGATGCATCAAACGGTGTACTAGGTGAAATTCTAGGTAAAGTATACGTTAAAGAAAACTTCCCGCCTGAAGCGAAAGCGCGCATGGAAGAGTTAGTTGATAACGTTATCAAAGGTTATGCGGTTGCGATTGAAAACCTTGAGTGGATGAGCCCAGAAACAAAAATCGCGGCTAAAGAAAAGCTTGATAAGTTCACACCAAAAATCGGTTACCCAGATAAATGGAAAGACTACTCAGCACTTGAAGTTAAAGGTGGTGACTTAGTAGGTAACTACATTCGCCACAGCGAGTGGGAATATGCAGACATGACTGCAAAACTAGGTAAGCCAGTTGACCGTTCTGAGTGGCACATGACACCACAAACAGTAAACGCTTACTACAACCCTGTGAACAACGAAATCGTATTCCCAGCGGCTATCTTACAACCGCCATTCTTCAACCTAGAAGCTGATGACGCTGTTAACTACGGTGCAATCGGTGCGGTAATCGGCCACGAATTGGGTCACGGTTTTGATGACCAAGGCGCGAAGTACGATGGTGACGGTAACTTACGTAACTGGTGGAGCGAATCAGACCTTAAACAGTTTGAAGAGCGCACAGGTCAGCTAGTTGCTCAGTATAACGAGTACAAACCATTTGAAGATGCAAGCGTAAATGGTCAGCTTACATTAGGTGAAAACATCGGAGACTTAGGTGGCTTAACAGTTGCTTATACGGCATACCAGTTATCACTTGGTGATGAAAAAGCGCCAATCATTGATGGTTACACAGGTGATCAGCGTTTCTTCATGGGTTGGTCGCAAATTTGGCGTCGTAAATATCGTGACGAAGAGTTACGTAACCGCCTAATGACAGACCCTCATTCACCAAGCCATTACCGTGTAATTGGTATTCTTTCAAACATGCCAGAATTCTATCAGGCATTTGATGTGAAAGAAGGCGACAAAATGTATATCAAACCAGAAGATCGTGTAAAAATCTGGTAA
- the mutT gene encoding 8-oxo-dGTP diphosphatase MutT, whose translation MTKKVVHVAVGVIYKDQQLFICKRPDDKHQGGLWEFPGGKVEQDESVFAALQRELLEEVNLTVNGSEELMVIEHDYGDKCVRLDVHIVDDFTGTAHGAEGQQGKWVALSELDDYSFPAANVEIIEKIKQKYEQ comes from the coding sequence ATGACTAAAAAAGTAGTGCATGTTGCTGTTGGCGTTATTTATAAAGATCAGCAATTATTTATTTGTAAGCGCCCAGATGACAAACATCAAGGCGGCTTATGGGAATTCCCTGGCGGCAAAGTAGAGCAGGACGAAAGTGTATTTGCTGCGCTACAGCGCGAGCTGTTAGAAGAAGTGAACCTAACCGTAAATGGCAGTGAAGAGCTGATGGTTATCGAACATGACTATGGCGATAAATGCGTACGTTTAGATGTGCACATTGTTGATGATTTCACAGGCACGGCCCATGGCGCAGAAGGCCAACAAGGCAAATGGGTCGCACTAAGCGAGCTTGATGATTACAGCTTCCCAGCCGCAAATGTTGAGATTATCGAAAAGATAAAACAGAAGTACGAGCAGTAA
- a CDS encoding DUF721 domain-containing protein, translating into MAKDRYAPKAVGDIMAGLSGRLASYAGKTQGLSSQQTILDDFLGETLSKKCRVSNYRDGTLMIEAVSAPIALRLNYLKMDMLSHFRAAGMVELGQIKITANPQATQRLSATNKPEQKPVSKRQMSEQTADYLSAIAADAPPSLKAKLERLAQHGRKK; encoded by the coding sequence ATGGCAAAAGATAGATACGCGCCAAAAGCTGTTGGCGATATTATGGCGGGCTTAAGTGGCCGCTTGGCATCTTATGCTGGAAAAACCCAAGGCTTGTCTTCTCAACAAACCATTCTTGATGACTTTTTAGGTGAAACGCTTTCAAAAAAATGCCGAGTAAGTAATTACCGCGATGGTACTTTGATGATCGAAGCGGTTTCGGCACCGATTGCACTGCGTTTAAATTACTTAAAAATGGATATGCTTTCGCATTTTCGTGCTGCTGGTATGGTAGAGCTTGGGCAAATTAAAATTACTGCCAACCCACAAGCAACACAGCGCTTATCAGCAACAAATAAGCCAGAACAAAAACCTGTTTCTAAACGTCAAATGAGCGAACAAACAGCCGATTACCTCAGCGCCATCGCCGCAGACGCCCCTCCTTCTTTAAAAGCCAAGTTAGAGCGCTTAGCCCAACACGGGCGGAAAAAATAA
- the yjgA gene encoding ribosome biogenesis factor YjgA yields the protein MAKKKKPLIEEEIIYVSKSELKREAMQYHGLGAEIAKMPKKQRDRLPLNHELKEALVVSDKVSDKSDAYRRNLNYIAKVLRTTENVDEIQAMIDIMLNKNNQADVLMNKIETLRDDLIKQGDDLINSTIDQYPSLERQKMRQLVRSAAKEVKAEKPAKAYKELFQYLKDAIML from the coding sequence ATGGCGAAGAAGAAAAAGCCACTTATTGAAGAAGAAATTATTTACGTATCAAAAAGCGAATTAAAACGTGAAGCCATGCAATATCATGGTCTGGGTGCTGAAATTGCAAAAATGCCGAAAAAGCAACGCGATCGTTTACCACTTAATCACGAATTAAAAGAAGCCCTTGTTGTTTCTGATAAAGTAAGTGATAAGAGCGATGCTTACCGTCGTAACTTAAACTACATCGCAAAAGTACTACGTACCACAGAAAACGTTGATGAAATCCAAGCGATGATCGACATCATGCTTAACAAAAACAACCAAGCGGATGTTTTGATGAACAAAATCGAAACCCTGCGCGATGATTTGATTAAACAAGGTGACGACCTGATCAATTCAACAATTGATCAATACCCGTCTCTTGAGCGCCAAAAAATGCGCCAATTAGTGCGCAGCGCCGCAAAAGAAGTAAAAGCAGAAAAACCAGCCAAAGCTTACAAAGAGTTATTCCAGTATCTAAAAGATGCGATTATGCTTTAA